One window of the Candidatus Saccharibacteria bacterium genome contains the following:
- a CDS encoding helix-turn-helix transcriptional regulator: MKSSAPIEPQIGCIASALRVVGQKWTALIIRDLYSGPKRFSQLEKSVSGVNPRTLCQRLEALEKSGVITKQTFAEVPPRTVYTLTDKGHDLIPVLTAMATWGNKHHEEC; the protein is encoded by the coding sequence ATGAAATCTTCTGCCCCCATTGAACCCCAAATTGGCTGTATCGCCTCGGCTCTCCGCGTCGTCGGCCAGAAATGGACTGCCCTCATTATCCGCGACCTATATTCTGGCCCAAAACGATTTAGTCAGCTTGAAAAGTCAGTATCTGGCGTAAACCCCCGAACCTTGTGTCAGCGACTTGAAGCACTTGAAAAATCGGGTGTAATCACCAAACAAACATTTGCCGAAGTTCCTCCCCGCACTGTCTACACCCTTACAGACAAAGGCCATGACCTTATTCCCGTACTGACCGCCATGGCCACCTGGGGCAACAAACACCACGAAGAGTGCTGA
- a CDS encoding PIN domain-containing protein → MSRVCFDANVLLETVLVRSGKRAADQVLHAAAGEASVSALTGHLLFHFGRRERPLDRLQVFLDEFEILALQAGDFEWAYHNVQKSDFEDALQVSVALRAGCEVFYTFDRNLYAAYKHLPKLTIKLLT, encoded by the coding sequence GTGTCACGGGTGTGTTTTGACGCAAACGTGTTGCTCGAGACGGTGCTCGTACGAAGCGGCAAACGAGCAGCTGACCAAGTATTGCATGCGGCGGCCGGCGAGGCATCTGTCTCGGCACTGACGGGGCACCTCCTGTTCCATTTTGGCCGCCGCGAGCGCCCGCTAGACCGGTTGCAGGTATTTTTGGATGAATTTGAGATTTTGGCGCTCCAGGCTGGTGATTTTGAATGGGCATACCATAATGTGCAAAAAAGCGATTTTGAGGACGCGCTACAGGTGTCGGTAGCTCTCCGTGCGGGCTGTGAGGTGTTTTATACGTTTGACCGTAACCTATACGCCGCCTACAAACATCTCCCGAAACTCACCATAAAACTGCTCACATAA
- the msrB gene encoding peptide-methionine (R)-S-oxide reductase MsrB — protein sequence MPSQVNPSLSDEQKRVLFERATEVPGSGELLEESRDGMYACANCGAKLFMSDAKYKSTTPGLVGWPSFAEAANNDALVLTPDNSLGMMRTEVTCANCGGHLGHLFTGVDDHPSGNHYCINSRALSFNQGKKEK from the coding sequence ATGCCATCCCAAGTGAATCCAAGTCTGTCTGACGAACAGAAAAGGGTGCTTTTCGAGAGGGCTACTGAAGTGCCTGGCAGTGGTGAGTTACTAGAGGAATCGCGCGACGGCATGTACGCGTGCGCAAACTGCGGGGCAAAATTATTTATGAGTGACGCTAAGTACAAATCAACCACGCCAGGACTTGTTGGCTGGCCAAGCTTTGCCGAGGCGGCGAATAACGATGCGCTTGTACTCACACCCGACAATTCGCTTGGCATGATGCGTACGGAGGTGACGTGTGCCAACTGCGGCGGCCACCTTGGCCATCTTTTTACTGGTGTTGATGACCACCCGTCGGGGAATCACTACTGTATAAACTCACGTGCGTTATCGTTTAATCAAGGAAAAAAGGAGAAGTAA
- a CDS encoding MscL family protein has product MKEKTRRTKDSIATILDEPDEVVKRQVGGFVHFMREKAVVGLAVGFIVGQQAQGLIKQLVDSFINPWLTIIVGSKLQERVSYVGGEPFAWGKFVYVFINFMFVLLAIYILIKLFKLDKLDLPKEVKAKK; this is encoded by the coding sequence ATGAAAGAAAAGACTAGGCGTACCAAAGACTCAATAGCGACCATACTGGACGAACCCGATGAGGTTGTGAAGCGGCAGGTTGGCGGGTTTGTGCATTTTATGCGCGAAAAAGCTGTGGTGGGGCTGGCGGTCGGCTTTATAGTCGGTCAGCAGGCCCAGGGGCTTATAAAACAGCTGGTGGACAGTTTCATAAACCCGTGGCTGACGATTATTGTTGGTTCAAAACTTCAGGAACGCGTGTCTTATGTGGGCGGTGAACCATTTGCATGGGGAAAGTTTGTCTATGTGTTTATAAATTTTATGTTCGTCCTTTTGGCTATATATATTCTGATAAAACTGTTTAAGCTTGATAAGCTTGATTTGCCGAAAGAAGTGAAAGCGAAGAAGTAA
- a CDS encoding NADAR family protein → MYPEPEQQLTYQTVDAAYFFTHALDPLSNWSAHAVELWGQVFPTVEHGFQWRKFAQSEPDIASAILRAPSPWAVIQLKKTIGDGKMPVDWHERRVGVMEELLRAKAAQHEDVRDCLRKTGSRNIVENSPVDTFWGCGPRGDGQNMMGVLWMKTREELP, encoded by the coding sequence ATGTACCCAGAGCCTGAGCAGCAGCTGACGTACCAGACAGTAGACGCCGCGTACTTTTTTACCCATGCCCTCGACCCGCTTAGTAATTGGTCGGCGCACGCGGTGGAGCTGTGGGGGCAGGTGTTTCCGACTGTGGAACATGGATTTCAGTGGCGGAAGTTTGCGCAGAGTGAGCCAGATATTGCCAGCGCGATACTCCGGGCACCAAGCCCCTGGGCGGTCATTCAGCTTAAGAAAACAATTGGCGATGGCAAGATGCCGGTGGATTGGCATGAACGCCGAGTGGGTGTCATGGAAGAACTGCTGCGCGCCAAAGCGGCTCAACATGAAGATGTTCGGGATTGTTTACGTAAGACAGGCAGCCGGAACATTGTGGAAAATTCACCGGTCGATACCTTTTGGGGTTGCGGCCCTCGCGGTGACGGCCAAAACATGATGGGTGTACTATGGATGAAGACAAGAGAGGAGTTACCATGA
- the argS gene encoding arginine--tRNA ligase: MKHELEQTVSAVVKEFFAVDVTVELTRPEAHHGDYATNVALQLSKQVGKNPREIGEALAEKLRGDERLAVVEVAGPGFLNLRLTDQVLAESLHQPQARPLQGQTIVTEYSDPNPFKVLHAGHFYTSVVGDAISNILQTSGAQVHRVNFGGDVGLHVGKTMWAIVRELGGEHPEKLADIPEAERSEWMARCYVAGTNAYEDDESARGEIIALNKRVYQLHSDSDHDSPFAQVYWTCRQWSYDYFDAFYQQIGSGFERYYPESQTAGVGLAVVKEQLVKGVFAESDGAVIFDGEKFGLHTRVFVNSEGLPTYEAKDVGLSMKKWEDYHFDSSVIITGNDIVEYMKVVLKAIEQFEPNLAQRTRHITHGNVKLAGGVKMSSRKGNFLRAVDVIDEAAAANREATGQENVSTVLAAIKYSFLKNRIGGDIIFDPKESVALEGNSGPYLQYAHARARSILGKHQTPSTNDQTNSKSEIPKELQLGERLLVRKLTEYPEVIKKATTELMPHHICTYLYELAQEFNRFYEKNRVIGDDREALRLGLVETYADTLKTGLELLGIHAPERM; this comes from the coding sequence ATGAAACACGAGTTGGAGCAGACTGTATCGGCCGTAGTAAAGGAATTTTTTGCGGTTGATGTGACTGTGGAGTTAACGCGGCCAGAAGCGCACCATGGCGACTACGCGACGAACGTTGCTTTGCAGCTGAGTAAGCAGGTCGGCAAAAACCCCCGCGAGATTGGTGAAGCATTGGCCGAAAAGCTTCGGGGCGATGAACGACTTGCAGTCGTAGAAGTGGCTGGCCCCGGGTTTTTGAATCTACGCCTAACCGACCAAGTGTTAGCAGAAAGCCTACATCAGCCCCAGGCGCGACCACTACAGGGGCAAACGATAGTTACTGAATATTCAGACCCGAACCCGTTCAAGGTGCTGCACGCGGGGCACTTTTATACCAGTGTAGTGGGCGATGCCATCTCGAACATTTTGCAGACAAGCGGGGCGCAAGTGCATCGAGTGAACTTTGGCGGTGATGTGGGACTGCATGTCGGCAAGACCATGTGGGCGATTGTGCGTGAGCTTGGCGGGGAGCATCCGGAAAAACTGGCCGATATTCCAGAGGCAGAGCGTTCGGAGTGGATGGCACGTTGCTATGTGGCCGGGACGAACGCCTACGAAGATGATGAGAGCGCCCGGGGTGAAATCATTGCCTTGAACAAGCGTGTCTACCAGCTGCACAGCGACAGTGACCACGACTCGCCATTTGCACAAGTGTATTGGACGTGCCGACAGTGGAGCTACGACTATTTCGATGCATTTTACCAGCAAATTGGCAGTGGGTTTGAACGGTACTACCCAGAAAGCCAAACAGCTGGCGTTGGGCTGGCGGTGGTGAAGGAACAGCTTGTAAAGGGTGTTTTTGCAGAATCGGACGGAGCGGTCATATTCGACGGTGAGAAGTTTGGCCTGCACACGCGGGTATTCGTGAACAGTGAGGGGTTGCCGACATACGAAGCGAAAGACGTTGGCCTCAGCATGAAAAAGTGGGAAGACTACCATTTTGATAGCTCGGTTATCATCACGGGCAACGACATTGTTGAGTACATGAAGGTGGTATTGAAAGCCATAGAGCAATTTGAACCCAATCTTGCACAGCGAACTCGGCACATTACGCATGGCAACGTGAAGCTAGCGGGCGGGGTGAAAATGAGCAGCCGCAAGGGTAACTTCCTGCGAGCGGTCGATGTCATAGACGAAGCGGCCGCGGCAAACCGTGAAGCGACCGGCCAGGAAAACGTATCAACTGTACTCGCTGCCATAAAGTACTCGTTCCTAAAGAACCGCATCGGCGGAGATATCATCTTCGACCCCAAAGAATCGGTCGCGCTTGAAGGCAATAGCGGCCCGTATTTGCAGTATGCCCATGCCCGGGCCAGGAGTATCCTGGGCAAACACCAAACACCAAGCACCAATGACCAAACAAATTCCAAATCCGAAATTCCAAAGGAGCTGCAGCTTGGAGAGCGATTGCTGGTGCGCAAACTCACTGAATACCCTGAAGTCATTAAAAAAGCTACCACCGAACTCATGCCACACCACATTTGTACCTATCTGTACGAACTGGCACAAGAGTTTAACCGTTTTTACGAAAAAAACCGTGTCATTGGCGACGACCGAGAGGCTCTGCGGCTTGGTTTGGTCGAAACCTATGCCGATACGCTGAAAACAGGTCTAGAACTCCTCGGCATCCATGCCCCAGAGAGGATGTAA
- a CDS encoding mannose-1-phosphate guanylyltransferase: MNKDHNYAVIVAGGSGTRLWPISRKELPKQMQSLVSEHSLLEDTYERLRGVYEADHILVSTTSNYVEKIKSLLPEIPANNFVVEPVAKGPALAFALFAEVLHRRDPEAIIFSMASDHAIAEPDVFQDVLRQAHAYVAAHPEQIALMGVKPTRPDIGLGYIKIDSEVQSDPKVYSVEKFVEKPSYPVAKRYAQSKEFFWNVAYYCFAARTLLEAYNEASAESVAGVRQYLDTSNANHFEAAPKMLHEIEVIDSRKFPLVLIPAEFTWDDIGNWSALHDLLADTNGDASRVVTHTPHHIDVDSQGCMVRSENPTKLIATVGLEDIIVVDTADSLLVMHKGHSQDIKTVIEEIKQRGLDKYL; encoded by the coding sequence ATGAACAAAGACCATAACTATGCTGTTATCGTGGCGGGTGGGTCAGGAACCAGATTGTGGCCAATTAGCCGCAAGGAACTGCCAAAGCAAATGCAAAGCCTCGTCAGTGAACATTCACTTCTAGAGGATACCTACGAACGACTTCGAGGTGTCTATGAGGCCGACCATATTTTAGTCTCCACTACCTCTAACTATGTCGAGAAAATAAAATCTCTTCTTCCTGAAATACCAGCAAACAATTTCGTAGTAGAGCCAGTAGCAAAAGGGCCTGCGCTTGCATTTGCGCTTTTTGCCGAGGTGCTGCACAGACGCGACCCTGAAGCAATTATTTTTTCTATGGCCTCTGACCACGCCATAGCCGAACCAGATGTATTCCAAGACGTTTTGCGCCAAGCTCACGCATATGTAGCCGCCCATCCCGAACAAATTGCTTTAATGGGCGTGAAGCCAACCAGGCCAGATATAGGACTAGGGTACATCAAAATTGACTCAGAAGTACAATCTGACCCGAAGGTTTACTCTGTTGAAAAGTTTGTCGAAAAACCAAGCTACCCAGTTGCAAAGCGGTATGCACAAAGCAAAGAATTTTTCTGGAATGTCGCCTACTACTGCTTTGCGGCAAGAACGTTGCTAGAAGCCTACAATGAAGCTAGCGCCGAGAGCGTCGCCGGAGTACGCCAATACTTGGACACCTCAAACGCAAACCACTTCGAAGCAGCACCAAAAATGTTACACGAAATTGAAGTCATTGATTCGCGAAAATTTCCGCTTGTACTTATACCCGCAGAATTTACCTGGGATGACATAGGCAACTGGAGCGCTCTGCATGACCTGCTGGCAGATACGAACGGCGACGCAAGTCGCGTTGTCACTCATACACCACACCACATAGACGTTGATAGCCAGGGCTGTATGGTCCGCTCAGAAAACCCGACAAAACTTATTGCGACAGTGGGACTCGAAGACATAATTGTCGTAGATACGGCCGACTCCCTGCTAGTTATGCACAAGGGCCATAGCCAAGACATTAAAACGGTTATAGAAGAAATCAAGCAACGCGGTCTTGATAAATACTTGTAG
- a CDS encoding UDP-N-acetylglucosamine 2-epimerase has protein sequence MDYFTPEAKTKVTSSDKRIVHIVLIATKPDIIKQAPLYHELHSRGELVLLCHTGQHYDFRYSGGMMEEFGIEADILLGIEGSLHNKIAQMIERFGGVIEWLHAQNKTPIPYIHGDTSTSMAIGLGSYMHRVACVHVEAGIRTLTPKKEVYEKFYADFKNGNFNWDEYYAAMQVRKNFEQGSMEPFPEQFNTRVSEPASGYHAAAVELDREFMLAEGFTPSTIEVVGNTVADATQVAIRDSEKSTIFEKYPQLQNGQFVRFCIHRRENTQDEKRFTVLIEAMEKLVKQGSSVLLISLFGTEEAIDKFGLRERINALVTQYPETFIYSDVWPYYRDVIAAMRKCAAVATDSGSMQEEMNLLGVPCVTLRFGSDRSESILAGANVQAPPIDSDFVVEVIRGAMNNSAMANVGNLYGEKVSKKIVDGVLARVDDEFGLFQTEEARISLVL, from the coding sequence GTGGATTATTTTACCCCCGAGGCAAAAACAAAAGTTACCAGTTCCGATAAACGTATCGTGCATATTGTTCTTATCGCAACCAAACCGGATATTATCAAGCAAGCACCCCTGTACCACGAGCTGCATAGCCGAGGTGAGCTGGTTCTTCTGTGTCACACGGGGCAGCACTACGACTTCCGCTACAGTGGCGGCATGATGGAAGAGTTCGGCATAGAGGCTGACATTCTTCTTGGTATTGAGGGCTCGCTCCATAATAAAATAGCCCAAATGATTGAGCGTTTTGGAGGCGTTATCGAATGGTTACACGCCCAAAACAAGACACCCATTCCCTATATACACGGCGACACCAGCACATCGATGGCCATAGGGCTCGGCTCATACATGCACCGGGTTGCGTGTGTTCATGTAGAAGCCGGTATCCGCACCCTAACGCCAAAAAAAGAAGTGTACGAAAAGTTTTATGCAGACTTTAAAAATGGCAACTTCAACTGGGATGAATACTACGCCGCCATGCAAGTTCGCAAAAACTTTGAACAGGGTAGCATGGAGCCCTTTCCCGAGCAGTTCAACACTCGCGTCTCCGAGCCGGCCTCTGGCTATCACGCCGCTGCCGTTGAACTCGACCGTGAATTTATGCTCGCCGAAGGATTCACCCCAAGTACTATTGAAGTCGTGGGCAACACCGTAGCCGACGCCACGCAAGTGGCCATACGGGATTCAGAAAAATCGACCATCTTCGAGAAATATCCGCAGTTGCAAAACGGTCAATTTGTTCGTTTTTGTATACATCGCCGGGAAAATACCCAAGACGAAAAGCGGTTTACCGTGCTCATTGAAGCCATGGAAAAGCTTGTGAAACAGGGGTCTTCGGTGTTGCTTATATCTCTTTTTGGTACCGAGGAAGCGATTGACAAATTCGGGCTGCGCGAACGCATCAATGCTCTTGTCACCCAGTACCCTGAAACATTCATTTACTCCGATGTCTGGCCGTACTACCGTGATGTCATTGCCGCTATGCGCAAGTGCGCCGCTGTAGCAACCGACTCAGGGAGCATGCAAGAAGAAATGAACCTGCTCGGCGTACCCTGCGTAACACTCCGGTTTGGGAGCGACCGCTCAGAATCAATTCTAGCGGGCGCAAATGTCCAAGCACCGCCTATTGACAGCGATTTTGTCGTAGAGGTCATTCGGGGAGCCATGAACAACAGTGCTATGGCAAATGTTGGCAATTTATACGGCGAAAAGGTTTCTAAGAAAATAGTAGACGGAGTACTCGCCCGTGTCGACGACGAGTTTGGCCTTTTCCAAACCGAAGAAGCCCGTATCAGTTTAGTTTTATAG
- a CDS encoding bifunctional phosphoglucose/phosphomannose isomerase codes for MLDDIHKIHRLDPSDTLGEVAGFPEQLRTEVPCEPRFLAARDILNVVYAGMGGSALAALLVQTWPVMRVPFEVVRDYNLPSYIGEKTLVIIASYSGNTEETISALYEAESKGAQIAVISSGGTLSELAKTRGYSLATLPKVVQPRFVVGYNYRALLGILQSAELFWGDMGEVLEAADFLVETAKELAPEVPTSRNPAKQLAEKCLGKSVVIYAGHKLAPAAYKWKIGFNENAKQIAWCGLLPEFNHNEIVGWLRHPEHKPYVVIDLHSSYEHPRIRTRFRVAEELLAKTRPSSFLVEAQGTSLLQHVLWASMLGDYVTIYTALLSGENPAPIDIIETFKKALDA; via the coding sequence ATGCTAGATGACATACATAAAATTCACCGCCTTGACCCATCTGATACCCTTGGTGAGGTTGCTGGTTTTCCTGAGCAGCTGCGTACGGAAGTACCGTGTGAACCACGTTTTTTGGCTGCGCGTGACATTTTGAATGTTGTCTATGCGGGCATGGGCGGTTCGGCCTTGGCAGCACTGCTGGTGCAGACATGGCCTGTTATGCGAGTGCCGTTTGAGGTGGTGCGTGACTATAATTTACCTTCATATATTGGCGAAAAAACATTGGTAATCATTGCCAGCTACTCAGGTAATACTGAGGAAACAATATCGGCGCTGTATGAAGCCGAGTCAAAGGGTGCGCAAATTGCTGTTATATCAAGTGGCGGTACATTGTCTGAGCTAGCTAAAACCAGAGGCTATTCACTTGCAACGCTACCAAAAGTAGTTCAGCCGCGATTTGTGGTAGGGTATAACTATCGAGCACTACTGGGGATACTGCAATCAGCCGAGTTATTTTGGGGCGACATGGGCGAAGTGCTCGAGGCTGCTGATTTTCTAGTGGAAACTGCCAAAGAACTGGCTCCCGAAGTACCGACATCGCGCAACCCTGCGAAACAGCTTGCTGAAAAATGTCTTGGAAAGTCGGTTGTGATTTACGCAGGGCATAAGCTGGCACCAGCTGCGTACAAGTGGAAGATTGGATTTAATGAAAATGCGAAACAAATAGCGTGGTGTGGGTTGCTGCCGGAGTTTAATCATAATGAAATTGTCGGCTGGTTGCGGCATCCTGAGCACAAACCCTATGTTGTGATAGATTTGCATAGCTCTTATGAGCATCCGCGTATTCGCACGCGCTTTCGGGTAGCCGAAGAACTGTTGGCTAAAACCAGACCTTCGTCGTTTTTGGTTGAAGCGCAGGGTACAAGCTTGCTGCAACACGTGCTATGGGCGAGCATGCTCGGTGATTATGTGACTATATATACGGCGTTGTTGAGCGGGGAGAACCCTGCTCCTATCGATATTATTGAAACGTTCAAGAAAGCCCTTGACGCTTAG
- a CDS encoding class E sortase has translation MSDKRWHRANTILLTAIILINSYIIALPVLPGLSYWWQTRGGSAEQALTERLNKPSFTQDGKNTPDAFHADASHDGLIIPKMLLETPLIEGPKRDSFALLNKGAWRLPFASSPDKGGNTVIAGHRFSYTGPRGIFYFLNKLEPGDDIGLWYQGKLYRYRVESSRTHAATDTYVQGPTEDTRLTLYTCTPLWNPVNRLVVVAKPLPGENPATITDQLTTDEVKPTGVTP, from the coding sequence ATGTCTGACAAGCGCTGGCACCGCGCCAATACCATTTTACTAACTGCAATTATCCTCATAAACAGCTATATCATTGCGCTGCCGGTTTTGCCCGGCCTTTCATACTGGTGGCAAACCCGTGGTGGCTCTGCAGAACAGGCGCTCACCGAACGCCTCAACAAGCCAAGTTTCACCCAGGATGGCAAAAACACCCCTGATGCGTTTCACGCCGATGCCTCCCACGACGGTCTCATTATTCCAAAGATGCTGCTTGAAACCCCACTTATTGAGGGACCAAAACGAGATAGTTTTGCACTACTCAATAAAGGCGCCTGGCGTCTCCCGTTTGCGAGCAGTCCAGACAAGGGCGGCAACACGGTCATTGCTGGTCACCGCTTTAGTTACACTGGCCCCAGAGGTATCTTTTATTTCCTAAATAAGCTCGAACCGGGTGATGACATTGGACTGTGGTACCAGGGGAAACTGTACCGCTACCGCGTTGAGTCTAGTCGTACCCATGCAGCGACCGATACGTACGTTCAGGGACCCACCGAAGACACCCGACTCACCCTCTACACCTGTACGCCCCTCTGGAACCCAGTGAATCGCCTCGTCGTTGTTGCAAAACCACTCCCAGGTGAAAATCCGGCCACCATAACAGATCAATTAACCACAGATGAAGTAAAGCCCACAGGAGTAACCCCGTGA
- a CDS encoding CopG family transcriptional regulator, which yields MKTSSQTFNISFPQALVQEIDAVAAEQFGSRSDFLRAAAIQYLKNEKEWDYIFREGKKIGAKDASAPEAEILADLTAQRRKSGRWHVR from the coding sequence TTGAAAACATCTTCACAAACATTTAATATTTCGTTTCCGCAGGCACTGGTGCAGGAAATTGACGCTGTGGCTGCCGAGCAGTTCGGTTCGCGCAGCGATTTTCTGCGAGCAGCTGCTATCCAGTACCTTAAGAACGAAAAAGAATGGGACTATATATTCCGTGAGGGCAAAAAAATTGGCGCCAAAGACGCGTCTGCACCAGAGGCGGAAATTCTTGCAGACCTTACCGCTCAGCGCCGAAAGTCTGGCCGCTGGCACGTCCGCTAA
- a CDS encoding putative toxin-antitoxin system toxin component, PIN family, translated as MQTLPLSAESLAAGTSANNRYNIVVDTNVLISALYFGGTPETVLRHICVHHTMILSDFIVEELVQQSKRKLAISQKEIRFIRTKLEEYCHSYEPDPAIKVRDINDTDVVALAREYHALIITGDQDLLGYRDHTPMAVLSVADYTELFID; from the coding sequence TTGCAGACCTTACCGCTCAGCGCCGAAAGTCTGGCCGCTGGCACGTCCGCTAATAACCGCTACAATATAGTCGTCGACACAAACGTCCTCATAAGCGCGTTGTATTTTGGAGGCACGCCCGAGACGGTGCTACGGCACATTTGCGTACATCACACCATGATACTCTCTGATTTCATTGTGGAAGAACTGGTGCAGCAATCAAAAAGGAAGTTAGCTATTTCCCAAAAAGAGATTCGGTTTATCCGAACAAAGCTAGAAGAATACTGTCACAGCTATGAACCCGACCCTGCAATCAAGGTTCGCGATATTAATGACACCGATGTTGTGGCGCTCGCCCGCGAATACCATGCACTTATCATAACCGGTGACCAAGATTTGTTGGGCTACCGCGACCACACGCCAATGGCGGTGCTTTCCGTCGCCGACTACACTGAACTTTTCATCGACTAA
- the groL gene encoding chaperonin GroEL (60 kDa chaperone family; promotes refolding of misfolded polypeptides especially under stressful conditions; forms two stacked rings of heptamers to form a barrel-shaped 14mer; ends can be capped by GroES; misfolded proteins enter the barrel where they are refolded when GroES binds): MAKKVFYDEEARRRVLAGAEILYNAVKTTMGPKGRNVVISKSYGAPSVTHDGVTVAKGVDIADVDDETLGYKVGAELIKQAANKMNDVAGDGTTTVTVLTYHILNEANKLIAAGHNPMLLRKGLEAAAHEVITKLEGLSEDIQGNKKRVAEVATISAGDSAIGDLIADVMDKVGRDGVVTVEQGQGLGLESEVVEGFTFDRGFVSPYMVTDTGRMEAVYNKPAIVITDKKVSSVQEFLPLLEKLAQAGKKDLVLLCEDVEGEALGTLVLNRLKGVFNTVAIKAPAFGDKRKEMLEDIAVLTGAQVITEDRGMNFENVELDVVGTARKVIVGKDETTIIEGAGSAADVKARMQQIAAQADAASSEYDRENYQKRHAALSGRVAVIKVGGATETEIEEKKYRVDDAVAAVKAALAEGIVPGGGVTLINLSSVVSTDDDDDAVAAGRALLVRALEQPFRILLTNSGLNADEWLPQVKKAKAGQGVDVNKPEKLVDLKNAGVVDPTRVTKEALQNAASIAGTSMTMGALVVEVPEPKAPAAPDMGGMGM; the protein is encoded by the coding sequence ATGGCAAAGAAAGTTTTTTACGATGAAGAGGCTAGGCGGCGAGTGCTCGCTGGAGCCGAAATTTTATACAATGCGGTAAAGACCACCATGGGGCCAAAGGGTCGCAACGTGGTGATTAGCAAATCCTACGGTGCACCGAGCGTCACGCACGACGGTGTGACAGTGGCTAAGGGCGTCGATATCGCTGACGTAGACGATGAGACGCTCGGCTACAAAGTTGGTGCAGAGCTCATTAAGCAGGCGGCAAACAAAATGAACGATGTCGCTGGAGACGGTACCACCACCGTAACTGTGCTGACCTACCACATCTTGAACGAAGCCAACAAATTGATTGCGGCGGGTCACAACCCCATGCTGCTGCGCAAAGGCCTTGAGGCAGCGGCGCACGAAGTAATCACCAAGCTCGAAGGTTTGAGCGAGGATATTCAGGGCAACAAAAAGCGCGTAGCAGAGGTGGCAACCATTTCGGCTGGCGATAGCGCCATTGGCGACCTGATTGCTGATGTCATGGACAAGGTCGGCCGCGACGGCGTCGTGACGGTAGAGCAGGGCCAGGGCCTTGGGCTTGAAAGCGAAGTAGTGGAAGGCTTTACATTCGACCGTGGGTTCGTGAGCCCGTACATGGTGACCGACACTGGTCGCATGGAGGCTGTGTACAATAAACCGGCCATTGTTATTACGGATAAAAAAGTTTCGAGCGTGCAAGAGTTTTTGCCGCTGCTCGAAAAACTGGCGCAAGCCGGTAAAAAAGACCTTGTACTCCTGTGTGAGGATGTAGAGGGTGAAGCACTCGGTACGCTAGTGCTGAACCGCTTGAAGGGCGTCTTTAACACGGTCGCCATCAAGGCTCCAGCCTTTGGTGACAAGCGTAAGGAAATGCTCGAGGATATTGCTGTTCTCACCGGTGCGCAGGTGATTACCGAAGACCGCGGCATGAACTTTGAAAATGTTGAGCTCGATGTCGTGGGTACGGCTCGCAAGGTTATTGTGGGCAAAGACGAAACGACCATCATTGAAGGAGCTGGTTCGGCTGCCGATGTGAAGGCTCGTATGCAGCAGATTGCTGCGCAGGCCGACGCTGCTAGCAGCGAGTACGACCGCGAAAACTACCAGAAGCGCCACGCGGCTCTCTCTGGTCGTGTTGCCGTCATAAAAGTTGGCGGTGCAACCGAAACCGAAATAGAGGAAAAGAAATACCGTGTTGATGACGCAGTAGCTGCCGTAAAGGCTGCCCTGGCCGAAGGTATTGTGCCCGGTGGTGGTGTAACGCTCATTAACCTTTCATCTGTTGTGTCGACCGACGATGACGACGATGCTGTGGCCGCTGGCCGAGCTCTGCTTGTGCGTGCACTAGAACAGCCATTTCGTATTTTGCTCACCAACAGTGGGCTCAATGCCGACGAGTGGCTGCCCCAGGTTAAGAAAGCCAAGGCTGGCCAAGGCGTAGACGTCAACAAGCCCGAAAAACTCGTTGACCTGAAGAATGCCGGCGTGGTTGACCCAACACGCGTCACCAAAGAGGCACTGCAAAACGCCGCTTCCATAGCAGGCACCAGTATGACCATGGGCGCCCTAGTGGTAGAAGTCCCCGAGCCAAAGGCTCCGGCTGCCCCAGATATGGGCGGCATGGGAATGTAA